A genomic region of Corticium candelabrum chromosome 22, ooCorCand1.1, whole genome shotgun sequence contains the following coding sequences:
- the LOC134197274 gene encoding serine/threonine-protein phosphatase 4 regulatory subunit 2-A-like — MSDALIESLRNFSKNSEETEISPEMEDILKTIAKRGETSIPWSLLKPLMVCSLEKVFCEFHERSPYTSDPDDSSDTFQSMRDRILEAFQRFESAPFTLQRLCELITEPCKHYRKCDKFLRGVEKNVFVVTTIELSGIGGVSDCDNDGFLLPKPPKIPKLSSRADIDWISTMIPSHTEASRKLIKSVNLTPLVSKSEVAKPCDPRDGNDRETESEAVIDSTSSVGNEIKIEVPDLIAHERLPLASIEGTDECAVSSTTDLDEETHSKNTHVDVKQHGVLDVLAREDEESVQCNNELGVDRGQERDCCKTGNAHRNNDDKHSNVAFKPFEQVDVSAMDTS; from the exons ATGTCGGACGCTCTCATCGAATCTCTACGAA ACTTCTCGAAAAACAGCGAAGAAACGGAAATTTCGCCAGAAATGGAAGACATACTGAAGACCATCGCAAAGAGAGGCGAAACAAG TATTCCGTGGTCGTTGCTAAAGCCGCTCATGGTGTGCTCACTCGAAAAG GTATTCTGTGAGTTTCACGAGAGAAGCCCGTATACTAGTGATCCCGATGACTCATCGGATACCTTCCAGTCAATGCGTGATCGCATTCTTGAAGCATTTCAGCGCTTTGAGAG TGCCCCGTTTACGCTTCAGAGATTGTGTGAGTTGATTACAGAGCCTTGCAAGCATTACAGGAAGTGTGACAAGTTTTTGCGGGGAGTGGAGAAG aatgtgtttgttgttactACTATCGAGCTGAGTGGGATAGGAGGCGTGAG TGATTGTGATAACGACGGTTTCTTACTTCCAAAACCTCCGAAGATACCGAAACTGTCTTCTAGAGCCGACATAGACTGGATATCTACAATGATACCCAGTCACACGGAAGCTTCACGTAAACTCATAAAAAGTGTCAATCTTACGCCACTCGTTTCTAAGTCAGAAGTCGCAAAACCATGCGATCCAAGAGACGGCaatgacagagagacagagtcAGAGGCTGTCATTGATTCGACATCATCAGTTGGAAATGAGATAAAAATCGAAGTACCTGATCTTATTGCTCACGAACGGTTACCTCTTGCGTCTATCGAAGGAACAGATGAGTGTGCTGTGTCTTCAACTACCGATCTTGATGAAGAGACGCACAGTAAGAACACGCATGTGGATGTTAAGCAACACGGAGTGCTGGATGTGTTGGCAAGGGAAGATGAAGAAAGTGTACAGTGTAATAATGAGTTAGGTGTGGATAGAGGACAAGAGAGAGACTGTTGTAAAACTGGAAATGCCCACAGGAATAACGACGATAAACATTCAA ATGTCGCTTTCAAGCCATTCGAACAGGTCGATGTATCAGCAATGGATACGTCGTAG
- the LOC134197672 gene encoding uncharacterized protein LOC134197672, whose protein sequence is MTDHSSPKRRRSSRLDLPISIYRDELIKVVDESQVVVIVGETGSGKTTQLPQYLHQDGLEGNGIIAVTQPRRVAAISVAHRVAEELECLVGELVGYQVRFESCLSEETKIKYMTDGCLLREFLVDPHLNKYSIVVLDEAHERSLDTDILFGLVKKMLEKNNAKSKSRCPKIVVMSATLDYNKFSRFFNDCPIFNIPGRLFPVENIYCDLIGPKELADPNYAPKVVEAVMDIHVDYPLGDVLVFLTGQAEIETACDILFEKAERVDYEHDVRHKNVRALLILPIYGAMPTDQQRAVFEPAGRGVRKVIVATNIAGTSLTIDGIRYVVDSGFVKQLSYNPRTGLDALTVVPISRSEATQRSGRAGRTAPGKCFRLYTEQVYNECMDENTVPEIQRTNLTSVVLSLKCLGVHDVLRFSYIDPPEERMLLEALRQLYIFEALNKNGEVTMLGQQMVEFPLPPGLARALIRSVQLDCVEAMLPIAAMLSVENVFVRSGARQQSELVEKAHRKLATQAGGSNDFATLLCIYQKCHQSDNPKKWCSVHFIQWRALKMAVKVKEQLSGILSRINVSLSRRSKTVDSLSERTRQAICAGCFCNAARKSQKGLGFRSMDGHGSVLHIHPSSALFGMEDKLDWIVFHEVVWTTRIYARTVCPVRYEWLKDLLPRLHVVDVHMLSSSGEVDRNIEEKPTAVTVSEEENPTIPAGMVTGNCNPQFQIIARLPANVREFVVMTGPGNLRNKNIIPVAEIRQLDDEIANVRMQRGPFHLPSLKQCQLLEKMNKILAGDEDGSFRITGDGLLHLNTTLNSTKRSLYTLHLSLLEKWRVGEDETFLTINQSACVEICVCPGASNNCVPASSPTSVALSSGYDASTSITTSTLGGSVIVTTREYLTSSSMESGVKTVPITYNTMTERTTVIDRHLNSVRPAVSDVEEQLRLVIILGAMVLAVAVLIILLMALQLYKKSRKHWCMKVRSAPVSPHDIEVSTNHDFSEPLPDNELFYYYYTDVDSQVETPGFVSSNRRDRYHVDTKEVSHGECHRDVYDASQLRRLRFVAQRDLSVETAKWVDEQRQITERRTSMPTALDDVSVDSRDDGGDSLPEFSFRSLPSHLLMNITGDNNIILTNPLAKVVSPQAHCSSRPTESPVSSLASWAVRHGSDYGSPESQLPPGRNFVRARGLSVIRIPSHPKDSKRKRSGLEGNSKKMAKALFPILNPSSIHQMLVEEFRTDSATDFRPDLADIASPKSASMPRLYSEIFALIVGCQMELEPTFEATNELEYPELYKDCTPKLMFLRGMKKLMKYMAIDDFGIADILSPDRKRTLYILSGVVNYLMFKKHYDRKLDTAEKRLDEIDAQKAAATTHLVALQEKVDKSRQRVAEVNSQKLEFATKSEELVEEVAALDTQGCSLTKRKEELKGKVQEAQSAEATAMVELATVNERLSQLESQIVEPPDQLKAKKEMLIESNHELFVQIQQAQEEAGKKRISISFMEETTQIMEKFMALLTRKGGYQEEICQLQKEIEKFHYQKVECKQEMKRQIADEELCKRKLDMLVAKKAQLTKQIEMRSMAHNSELDRFATEKKKLVELTTSNKKLLEMMEAEEQKIRQEMERCREQHKQAIENLVLKARDMLHTVDQRVAELEHNEESQRNKMLLFMEQEM, encoded by the exons ATGACCGATCACAGCTCTCCAAAACGAAGACGTTCGTCGAGGTTAGACCTACCCATAAGTATCTACCGAGACGAACTAATCAAAGTCGTCGACGAATCTCAAGTCGTAGTAATCGTGGGCGAGACGGGCAGCGGAAAGACGACACAATTACCTCAATATCTCCACCAGGATGGCTTGGAAGGGAACGGCATCATTGCCGTTACGCAGCCGCGCCGCGTTGCTGCCATTTCGGTTGCTCATCGTGTAGCTGAGGAGCTGGAGTGTCTTGTGGGAGAGTTGGTGGGATATCAAGTGAGGTTTGAGAGCTGCTTGTCAGAGGAGACGAAGATTAAGTATATGACGGATGGTTGTCTGTTGAGAGAGTTTCTTGTGGATCCGCATTTGAACAAGTATAGTATTGTAGTGCTGGACGAGGCACATGAAAGGAGTTTGGATACT GACATTCTATTTGGTCTTGTTAAGAAGATGCTGGAAAAGAACAATGCGAAGTCAAAGTCTCGTTGTCCTAAAATAGTGGTTATGTCTGCGACTTTGGATTACAACAAGTTCTCACGCTTCTTCAATGACTGTCCAATCTTTAATATTCCAGGACGACTTTTTCCTGTCGAAAATATCTACTGTGATCTTATAGGACCGAAAGAGTTGGCAGATCCAAATTATGCAccaaag GTTGTGGAAGCTGTTATGGATATCCATGTTGACTATCCTCTTGGTGATGTTCTTGTGTTTCTGACTGGTCAGGCAGAGATCGAGACGGCATGCGACATTCTGTTTGAAAAGGCTGAACGAGTTGACTATGAACATGATGTGAGACATAAGAATGTACGCGCGCTCTTGATCTTGCCAATATATGGTGCCATGCCTACAG ACCAACAGAGAGCTGTATTTGAACCAGCAGGACGAGGAGTTAGAAAAGTCATCGTTGCGACCAACATTGCAGGCACATCATTGACAATAGATGGCATCAG GTATGTTGTAGATAGTGGCTTTGTCAAGCAGCTTTCATACAACCCACGAACTGGACTCGATGCACTGACTGTAGTTCCAATATCTAG GTCTGAGGCAACACAAAGGTCTGGTCGTGCGGGTAGAACTGCACCAGGCAAATGTTTTCGTCTCTATACCGAGCAGGTCTACAACGAATGCATGGATGAGAATACAGTGCCCGAGATCCAACGTACCAATCTCACTAGTGTCGTGCTCAGTCTCAAGTGTCTAGGTGTGCACGATGTCCTTCGATTCAGTTACATTGATCCACCCGAAGAGCGCATGTTGTTAGAAGCTCTCAGGCAGCTCTACATCTTCGAGGCTCTGAACAA GAATGGTGAAGTGACGATGCTGGGTCAGCAGATGGTTGAATTCCCACTGCCTCCAGGACTTGCTCGTGCTCTTATTCGCTCTGTCCAGTTGGATTGTGTTGAGGCCATGCTTCCAATTGCTGCAATGCTGTCTGTGGAGAACGTTTTTGTTCGATCAG GTGCAAGGCAGCAGTCAGAGCTGGTCGAGAAGGCTCATAGGAAGCTGGCAACGCAAGCAGGAGGAAGCAACGATTTTGCAACTCTCTTATGCATTTATCAAAAATGCCATCAAAG TGACAACCCGAAGAAATGGTGCTCGGTGCACTTTATTCAGTGGCGAGCTTTGAAGATGGCAGTCAAGGTCAAAGAACAGCTATCTGGTATTCTTTCGCGGATAAAC GTGAGTCTCTCTCGTCGCTCGAAAACTGTTGATTCTCTTAGTGAGCGAACGCGTCAGGCCATTTGCGCCGGCTGTTTCTGCAATGCAGCTCGCAA GTCACAGAAAGGATTAGGTTTTCGTTCAATGGACGGTCACGGCTCAGTTCTTCATATTCACCCGTCATCAGCG CTGTTTGGTATGGAGGACAAGTTGGATTGGATTGTATTCCACGAAGTCGTCTGGACTACGAGAATTTATGCTCGCACGGTTTGTCCG GTGCGGTACGAATGGCTGAAAGACTTGCTGCCGCGTCTCCACGTGGTCGACGTCCACATGTTGAGCAGCTCAGGCGAAGTGGATAGAAACATAGAGGAGAAACCGACAGCCGTGACGGTGTCGGAAGAAGAAAACCCGACGATACCAGCAGGTATGGTCACTGGAAACTGTAATCCGCAGTTTCAG ATTATTGCGCGATTACCGGCTAACGTCCGGGAATTTGTTGTGATGACAGGTCCCGGTAACCTGAGAAACAAGAACATCATACCTGTGGCTGAGATACGTCAACTTGATGACGAAATAGCAAACGTCAGGATGCAGCGTGGGCCATTTCACCTGCCCAGTCTAAAACAGTGTCAGTTACTAGAGAAGATGAATAAGATCTTAGCTGGAGACGAGGATGGCTCGTTTCGGATAACAGGCGATGGCTTATTGCATCTTAATACTACACTGAACAGCACGAAGCGATCATTGTATACACTCCATCTTTCTTTGCTTGAAAAATGGAGAGTCGGAGAGGACGAAACCTTCTTGACTATCAACCAGTCGGCTTGTGTTGAgatctgtgtgtgtcctgGTGCATCGAATAATTGTGTGCCTGCATCGAGTCCAACTTCTGTTGCTTTGTCTTCTGGTTACGATGCATCGACTTCGATAACAACTTCGACTCTTGGTGGTTCTGTTATTGTTACTACACGGGAATATCTGACGTCAAGTTCGATGGAATCTGGTGTAAAGACCGTACCGATAACATATAATACTATGACTGAACGTACAACGGTAATCGATAGGCATCTGAATAGTGTGCGGCCAGCAGTGTCAGACGTCGAGGAACAACTTCGTCTTGTAATTATACTCGGCGCGATGGTACTCGCAGTGGCAGTACTGATTATTTTACTCATGGCACTCCAACTGTATAAAAAATCAAg GAAACATTGGTGTATGAAAGTGCGTTCGGCACCAGTGTCTCCGCATGATATCGAAGTGTCAACGAATCATGATTTCTCGGAGCCACTGCCTGATAATGAGCTGTTTTATTATTACTATACCGACGTGGACAGTCAAGTAGAGACGCCAGGGTTTGTGAGCAGCAATCGAAGGGATCGGTATCATGTTGATACTAAGGAGGTTTCACACGGTGAATGCCATCGAGATGTATATGATGCCAGTCAGTTGCGTCGTTTGAGGTTCGTCGCTCAGCGTGACTTGAGTGTTGAGACGGCAAAATGGGTGGACGAGCAGCGACAGATTACAGAGAGACGAACTTCAATGCCGACCGCATTGGATGACGTCTCGGTTGATTCTAGGGACGACGGTGGAGATTCTCTTCCCGAGTTCTCGTTTAGATCACTTCCCAGTCATCTTCTTATGAACATTACAGGAGATAATAATATCATTTTGACGAACCCGCTTGCTAAAGTTGTGAGTCCACAAGCTCATTGTTCATCACGACCAACTGAATCGCCTGTTTCTTCGTTAGCAAGTTGGGCAGTGAGACACGGGTCTGACTATGGATCTCCGGAGTCCCAGTTGCCTCCT GGCAGGAATTTTGTACGAGCGCGAGGACTAAGCGTAATCCGGATCCCGAGCCACCCTAAGGACTCTAAGCGCAAGCGCAGTGGTTTGGAGGGAAACTCGAAGAAAATGGCGAAGGCGTTGTTTCCCATTCTCAACCCCTCATCTATACACCAAATGCTGGTGGAAGAATTTAGGACTGATTCAGCGACTGATTTTCGTCCCGACCTCGCCGACATCGCCTCCCCAAAA AGTGCATCTATGCCACGTCTGTATTCTGAAATATTTGCACTGATCGTAGGATGTCAAATGGAGCTTGAG CCGACGTTTGAGGCTACAAATGAGTTGGAATATCCAGAGCTCTACAAAGACTGCACCCCAAAATTGATGTTCCTACGAGGAAT GAAGAAATTAATGAAATATATGGCAATTGATGATTTTGGAATCGCTGACATTCTATCACCAG acagaaagaggACGCTGTACATCTTAAG TGGAGTTGTCAACTATCTGATGTTCAAGAAACACTACGACCGGAAACTTGATACAGCTGAAAAACGTTTA GATGAGATAGACGCTCAGAAAGCTGCAGCAACTACACATTTGGTTGCCTTGCAAGAGAAAGTTGATAAGAGCAG GCAACGGGTGGCTGAAGTCAACTCACAAAAATTGGAATTTGCAACTAAAAGTGAGGAGTTAGTGGAAGAGGTGGCAGCATTGGACACTCAAGGTTGTAGTTTGACTAAACGCAAGGAAGAGTTGAAGGGCAAAGTGCAAGAAGCACAGAGTGCGGAA GCAACAGCGATGGTCGAATTGGCAACTGTCAACGAGCGGCTCAGTCAACTAGAGAGCCAAATAGTGGAACCACCAGACCAGCTGAAAGCC AAAAAAGAGATGCTGATAGAGAGCAATCACGAACTCTTTGTACAAATCCAGCAAGCCCAAGAGGAAGCTGGTAAGAAGAGAATCAGCATCAGTTTTATGGAGGAGACAACACAG ATTATGGAAAAGTTTATGGCACTACTTACACGTAAGGGAGGATATCAGGAAGAAATATG TCAACTTCAGAAAGAAATTGAAAAATTTCACTACCAGAAGGTTGAGTGTAAGCAAGAAATGAAGAGGCAAATTGCCGATGAGGAG CTTTGTAAGAGAAAACTGGACATGTTGGTAGCCAAGAAAGCTCAGCTCACCAAACAGATTGAGATGAGGAGCATGGCACACAACTCCGAGCTGGATCGCTTTGCAAC TGAAAAGAAGAAACTCGTGGAGCTGACAACGTCGAACAAGAAGTTACTGGAAATGATGGAAGCAGAGGAACAAAAAATCAGACAAGAG ATGGAACGTTGTCGTGAGCAACATAAGCAGGCGATAGAGAACTTGGTGCTGAAGGCGAGAGACATGCTTCATACG GTCGACCAACGAGTGGCCGAGTTGGAACACAATGAAGAGAGTCAGAGGAACAAAATGCTGTTGTTTATGGAACAGGAAATGTGA
- the LOC134197004 gene encoding uncharacterized protein LOC134197004: protein MVDDKFSIRRRRVCSVLFALLSAGCLPTTSAQCPGNLRNKNIIPVAEIRQLDDEIANVRMQRGPFHLPSLKQCQLLEKMNKILAGDEDGSFRITGDGLLHLNTTLNSTKRSLYTLHLSLLEKWRVGEDETFLTINQSACVEICVCPGASNNCVPASSPTSVALSSGYDASTSITTSTLGGSVIVTTREYLTSSSMESGVKTVPITYNTMTERTTVIDRHLNSVRPAVSDVEEQLRLVIILGAMVLAVAVLIILLMALQLYKKSRKHWCMKVRSAPVSPHDIEVSTNHDFSEPLPDNELFYYYYTDVDSQVETPGFVSSNRRDRYHVDTKEVSHGECHRDVYDASQLRRLRFVAQRDLSVETAKWVDEQRQITERRTSMPTALDDVSVDSRDDGGDSLPEFSFRSLPSHLLMNITGDNNIILTNPLAKVVSPQAHCSSRPTESPVSSLASWAVRHGSDYGSPESQLPPVEQSS from the exons ATGGTAGATGACAAGTTTTCTATCAGAAGACGCCGTGTGTGTTCTGTACTGTTTGCATTGCTCAGTGCCGGCTGTTTGCCTACAACGAGTGCTCAGT GTCCCGGTAACCTGAGAAACAAGAACATCATACCTGTGGCTGAGATACGTCAACTTGATGACGAAATAGCAAACGTCAGGATGCAGCGTGGGCCATTTCACCTGCCCAGTCTAAAACAGTGTCAGTTACTAGAGAAGATGAATAAGATCTTAGCTGGAGACGAGGATGGCTCGTTTCGGATAACAGGCGATGGCTTATTGCATCTTAATACTACACTGAACAGCACGAAGCGATCATTGTATACACTCCATCTTTCTTTGCTTGAAAAATGGAGAGTCGGAGAGGACGAAACCTTCTTGACTATCAACCAGTCGGCTTGTGTTGAgatctgtgtgtgtcctgGTGCATCGAATAATTGTGTGCCTGCATCGAGTCCAACTTCTGTTGCTTTGTCTTCTGGTTACGATGCATCGACTTCGATAACAACTTCGACTCTTGGTGGTTCTGTTATTGTTACTACACGGGAATATCTGACGTCAAGTTCGATGGAATCTGGTGTAAAGACCGTACCGATAACATATAATACTATGACTGAACGTACAACGGTAATCGATAGGCATCTGAATAGTGTGCGGCCAGCAGTGTCAGACGTCGAGGAACAACTTCGTCTTGTAATTATACTCGGCGCGATGGTACTCGCAGTGGCAGTACTGATTATTTTACTCATGGCACTCCAACTGTATAAAAAATCAAg GAAACATTGGTGTATGAAAGTGCGTTCGGCACCAGTGTCTCCGCATGATATCGAAGTGTCAACGAATCATGATTTCTCGGAGCCACTGCCTGATAATGAGCTGTTTTATTATTACTATACCGACGTGGACAGTCAAGTAGAGACGCCAGGGTTTGTGAGCAGCAATCGAAGGGATCGGTATCATGTTGATACTAAGGAGGTTTCACACGGTGAATGCCATCGAGATGTATATGATGCCAGTCAGTTGCGTCGTTTGAGGTTCGTCGCTCAGCGTGACTTGAGTGTTGAGACGGCAAAATGGGTGGACGAGCAGCGACAGATTACAGAGAGACGAACTTCAATGCCGACCGCATTGGATGACGTCTCGGTTGATTCTAGGGACGACGGTGGAGATTCTCTTCCCGAGTTCTCGTTTAGATCACTTCCCAGTCATCTTCTTATGAACATTACAGGAGATAATAATATCATTTTGACGAACCCGCTTGCTAAAGTTGTGAGTCCACAAGCTCATTGTTCATCACGACCAACTGAATCGCCTGTTTCTTCGTTAGCAAGTTGGGCAGTGAGACACGGGTCTGACTATGGATCTCCGGAGTCCCAGTTGCCTCCTGTCGAGCAGTCGAGTTGA